In Microbacterium esteraromaticum, the following proteins share a genomic window:
- a CDS encoding multifunctional oxoglutarate decarboxylase/oxoglutarate dehydrogenase thiamine pyrophosphate-binding subunit/dihydrolipoyllysine-residue succinyltransferase subunit: protein MSNQVTGVGGDGGFGANSWLVDELYEQFKKDRNSVDKEWWPILEQYTPDAAAQPAATPAAPAQPAHPVTAPIPVIGAQPVARTTAKPAKQAPIPAQAPKREAKDEAPAEEETVTPLRGMPKTLAANMDQSLSVPTATSVRTVPAKLMIDNRIVINNHMSRTRGGKVSFTHLIGWALIRTLKEFPSQNVFYAEIDGKPSVVAPAHVNLGIAVDIPKPDGTRALLVPSIKRADTMTFGEYLTAYEDLIARARGNKLTAADFAGTTVSLTNPGGIGTVHSVPRLMKGQGCIIGAGALDYPAEFQGSSTKTLTELGIGKTITLTSTYDHRVIQGAGSGEFLKKVHELLIGERSFYEDIFASLRIPYQPIRWNADIAVDLAERVDKQSRVQELINSYRVRGHLMADIDPLEYVQRSHPDLEIESHGLTFWDLDREFVTGGFGGRRVMKLRDILGVLRDSYCRTLGIEYMHIQDPEQRRWFQEKLEVKYVKPGHDEQLRVLRKLNEAEAFETFLQTKFVGQKRFSLEGGESLIPLLDEILQGAATAGLDGAAIGMAHRGRLNVLTNIAGKTYGQVFREFEGSLTPGNQRGSGDVKYHLGTEGTFVAEDGAELPVYLAANPSHLETVDGVLEGIVRAKQDRKPIGTFAWLPILVHGDAAFAGQGVVVETLQMSQLRGYRTGGTVHIVVNNQVGFTTLPTDSRTSVYATDVAKTIQAPVFHVNGDDPESVIHVAQLAFEYRERFHRDVVIDLVCYRRRGHNEGDDPSMTQPLMTDLIQAKRSVRKLYTDGLVGRGDITEEEYDQAKADFQNRLEIAFAETHAAETGATPIAPELTPVEEQVGSPEVTGVPLEVIHLIGDAHANKPDGFTVHSKLQQQLDKRVAMSREGGIDWGFGELLAFGSLLVEGTPVRLAGQDSRRGTFVQRHAVLHDRRNGQEWLPLANLSDSQGRFFVYDSLLSEYAALGFEYGYSVENPDALVLWEAQFGDFANGAQSVIDEYISAAEQKWGQQSSVVMLLPHGYEGQGPDHSSARMERFLQLCAQDNMIVARPSTPASHFHLLRRQAYARPRKPLIVFTPKAMLRLRGATSEVEDFTKGRFEPVIDDDRGLDRNAVTRVLVHSGKIHWDLRSELEKNPNPEIALVRLEQLYPTPIDELKAITDSYPNAELVWVQDEPENQGAWPFLALQFAEVPGDRQFHAVTRPAAASPATGSSKVHAAEQVALLKTALTVG from the coding sequence GTGTCGAACCAGGTGACCGGCGTCGGTGGCGACGGGGGGTTCGGAGCCAACTCTTGGCTCGTGGACGAGCTTTACGAGCAGTTCAAGAAGGACCGCAACTCGGTCGACAAGGAGTGGTGGCCGATCCTCGAGCAGTACACGCCGGATGCCGCGGCTCAGCCTGCCGCGACACCTGCTGCACCCGCTCAGCCGGCGCATCCGGTGACGGCCCCCATCCCGGTGATCGGCGCGCAGCCTGTCGCACGCACCACCGCCAAGCCCGCGAAGCAGGCCCCGATCCCCGCCCAGGCGCCCAAGCGCGAGGCAAAGGACGAGGCGCCTGCTGAGGAGGAGACGGTCACGCCGCTGCGCGGCATGCCGAAGACGCTCGCCGCCAACATGGATCAGTCCCTGTCGGTCCCGACCGCCACGAGCGTCCGCACGGTGCCGGCCAAGCTGATGATCGACAACCGCATCGTCATCAACAACCACATGTCGCGCACGCGCGGCGGCAAGGTGAGCTTCACCCATCTGATCGGCTGGGCGCTGATCCGCACCCTCAAGGAGTTCCCGAGCCAGAACGTGTTCTACGCCGAGATCGACGGCAAGCCGTCGGTCGTCGCCCCGGCGCACGTCAACCTCGGCATCGCCGTCGACATCCCCAAGCCCGACGGCACCCGCGCGCTGCTCGTGCCGAGCATCAAGCGCGCAGACACGATGACGTTCGGCGAGTACCTCACCGCCTACGAGGACCTCATCGCCCGGGCGCGCGGCAACAAGCTGACGGCCGCCGACTTCGCAGGCACCACCGTGTCTCTCACCAACCCCGGTGGGATCGGCACCGTGCACTCGGTTCCGCGCCTCATGAAGGGCCAGGGCTGCATCATCGGCGCCGGCGCCCTCGACTACCCCGCCGAGTTCCAGGGTTCGAGCACCAAGACGCTCACCGAGCTGGGCATCGGCAAGACGATCACGCTCACGAGCACGTACGATCACCGCGTCATCCAGGGCGCCGGCTCGGGCGAGTTCCTCAAGAAGGTGCACGAGCTGCTGATCGGCGAGCGCAGCTTCTACGAGGACATCTTCGCCTCGCTGCGAATCCCCTACCAGCCGATCCGCTGGAACGCCGACATCGCGGTAGACCTCGCCGAGCGCGTCGATAAGCAGTCGCGCGTGCAGGAACTCATCAACTCGTACCGGGTCCGCGGACACCTGATGGCCGACATTGACCCGCTCGAGTACGTGCAGCGCTCGCACCCCGACCTTGAGATCGAGAGCCACGGACTCACCTTCTGGGACCTCGACCGCGAGTTCGTGACGGGCGGCTTCGGCGGCCGTCGAGTGATGAAGCTGCGCGACATCCTCGGCGTTCTGCGCGACTCGTACTGCCGCACGCTCGGAATCGAGTACATGCACATCCAGGACCCCGAGCAGCGTCGGTGGTTCCAGGAGAAGCTCGAGGTCAAGTACGTCAAGCCCGGCCACGACGAGCAGCTGCGCGTGCTGCGCAAGCTCAACGAGGCCGAGGCGTTCGAGACCTTCCTGCAGACGAAGTTCGTCGGCCAGAAGCGCTTCTCGCTGGAAGGCGGCGAATCGCTCATCCCGCTGCTCGATGAGATCCTGCAAGGGGCAGCGACCGCCGGACTCGACGGAGCTGCGATCGGCATGGCGCACCGCGGGCGTCTCAACGTGCTCACCAACATCGCCGGCAAGACCTACGGTCAGGTGTTCCGCGAGTTCGAGGGATCGCTGACGCCGGGCAACCAGCGCGGTTCGGGAGATGTGAAGTACCACCTCGGCACCGAGGGCACGTTCGTCGCGGAGGACGGCGCCGAGCTGCCGGTCTACCTCGCGGCGAACCCCTCGCACCTCGAGACCGTCGACGGCGTGCTCGAGGGCATCGTGCGCGCCAAGCAGGACCGCAAGCCGATCGGCACGTTCGCCTGGCTGCCGATCCTCGTGCACGGCGACGCGGCCTTCGCCGGCCAGGGCGTCGTGGTCGAGACCCTGCAGATGTCGCAGCTGCGCGGCTACCGCACAGGCGGCACCGTGCACATCGTGGTCAACAACCAGGTCGGCTTCACCACGCTGCCCACGGATTCGCGCACCTCGGTGTACGCCACCGACGTCGCGAAGACCATCCAGGCTCCGGTGTTCCACGTGAACGGCGACGACCCCGAATCGGTCATCCACGTCGCACAGCTCGCATTCGAATACCGTGAGCGGTTCCACCGCGATGTCGTGATCGACCTGGTCTGCTACCGGCGCCGCGGTCACAACGAGGGCGACGACCCCTCGATGACCCAGCCGCTGATGACCGACCTGATCCAGGCGAAGCGCTCGGTGCGCAAGCTCTACACCGACGGCCTCGTCGGCCGCGGCGACATCACCGAGGAGGAGTACGACCAGGCGAAGGCGGACTTCCAGAACCGCCTCGAGATCGCATTCGCCGAGACCCATGCCGCTGAGACCGGGGCGACGCCGATCGCACCCGAGCTCACTCCCGTCGAAGAGCAGGTGGGCTCTCCCGAGGTCACCGGCGTCCCGCTCGAGGTGATCCACCTCATCGGCGACGCGCACGCGAACAAGCCCGACGGGTTCACCGTGCACTCCAAGCTGCAGCAGCAGCTCGACAAGCGCGTGGCGATGAGCCGCGAGGGCGGAATCGACTGGGGCTTCGGCGAGCTGCTGGCGTTCGGCTCACTGCTGGTCGAGGGCACCCCCGTGCGCCTCGCCGGTCAGGACTCGCGCCGCGGCACGTTCGTGCAGCGGCACGCCGTGCTGCACGACCGTCGCAACGGCCAGGAATGGCTGCCGCTGGCGAACCTGTCCGACAGCCAGGGCCGGTTCTTCGTCTACGACTCGCTGCTCAGCGAGTACGCGGCGCTCGGGTTCGAGTACGGCTACTCCGTCGAGAACCCCGACGCCCTCGTGCTGTGGGAAGCGCAGTTCGGCGACTTCGCCAATGGCGCGCAGTCGGTGATCGATGAGTACATCTCGGCGGCCGAGCAGAAGTGGGGCCAGCAGTCCAGCGTGGTCATGCTGCTGCCGCACGGCTACGAGGGCCAGGGACCCGACCACTCCTCGGCGCGGATGGAGCGCTTCCTGCAGCTGTGCGCTCAGGACAACATGATCGTGGCGCGACCGTCGACCCCCGCATCCCACTTCCACCTGCTGCGCCGCCAGGCGTATGCCCGCCCACGCAAGCCGCTGATCGTCTTCACTCCGAAGGCCATGCTGCGCCTGCGAGGCGCGACCAGCGAGGTCGAGGACTTCACCAAGGGTCGTTTCGAGCCGGTGATCGACGACGACCGCGGTCTCGACCGCAACGCCGTCACGCGCGTGCTCGTGCACTCGGGCAAGATCCACTGGGACCTGCGCAGCGAGCTCGAGAAGAACCCCAACCCCGAGATCGCGCTCGTGCGGCTGGAGCAGCTCTACCCGACTCCGATCGACGAGCTCAAGGCGATCACCGACTCGTATCCGAACGCCGAGCTGGTGTGGGTTCAGGACGAGCCCGAGAACCAGGGCGCGTGGCCGTTCCTGGCGCTGCAGTTCGCCGAGGTGCCAGGTGACCGTCAGTTCCACGCCGTGACCCGTCCTGCCGCCGCCTCGCCGGCGACCGGCTCGTCGAAGGTGCACGCCGCCGAGCAGGTCGCTCTGCTCAAGACCGCCCTGACCGTGGGCTGA
- a CDS encoding hemolysin family protein, whose product MEFLLLGVGLLLIVGTGLFVASEFALVNLDRAELEARQARGESRLSLTIRALKITSTHLSSAQLGITLTTLLTGYTMEPAISKLLSPVLEDWGLPDAAVTPISVTVAMFVATILSMILGELVPKNFALALPLATAKLVIPFQTVFTAVFKPAIVLLNGSANGVLRSIGIEPKEELSGSRSAEELSSLVRRSASQGVLEKDTATLLDRSLNFARLTADDIMTPRPSMHAIAVGDSADDVIRLARRTGHSRFPVYDDDLDDITGVVHVKAAVSVPREKRAEVPVGALSTEPLRVPETVHLDVLVAELRTKGYQMAVVVDEYGGTAGIVTLEDLIEEIVGEVSDEHDRSRAGIVRRVDSITFPGELRPDELLSRTGIEVPAGEVYDTVAGYMMSVLERVPVIEDEVRIETGTLRVVRMDGRRIDRIRYTADPVDATTEEER is encoded by the coding sequence ATGGAATTCCTGCTGTTGGGCGTGGGGCTGCTGCTCATCGTGGGGACAGGTCTCTTCGTCGCGAGCGAGTTCGCTCTGGTCAATCTCGACCGCGCAGAACTCGAAGCGCGTCAGGCGCGGGGGGAATCCCGCCTCAGCCTGACGATCCGCGCGCTGAAGATCACCTCCACGCACCTGTCATCGGCGCAGCTGGGGATCACGCTGACCACCCTGCTCACCGGGTACACGATGGAACCGGCGATCTCGAAGCTGCTCTCGCCGGTGCTCGAGGACTGGGGACTTCCGGATGCCGCGGTGACGCCGATCTCGGTCACCGTGGCGATGTTCGTCGCCACGATCCTGTCGATGATCCTCGGCGAGCTCGTGCCGAAGAACTTCGCCCTCGCGCTGCCCCTGGCGACGGCGAAGCTCGTCATCCCCTTCCAGACGGTGTTCACGGCTGTGTTCAAGCCCGCCATCGTGCTGCTCAACGGCAGCGCGAACGGCGTGCTGCGCAGCATCGGCATCGAGCCGAAGGAAGAGCTGTCTGGTTCGCGCAGCGCTGAGGAGCTGTCGTCGCTGGTTCGGCGATCGGCCAGCCAGGGTGTGCTCGAGAAGGACACGGCCACCCTGCTCGACCGCAGCCTGAACTTCGCGCGGCTGACCGCCGACGACATCATGACGCCGCGTCCGAGCATGCACGCGATCGCGGTGGGCGATTCCGCCGACGACGTCATCAGGCTCGCCCGTCGCACCGGTCACAGCCGTTTCCCGGTGTATGACGACGACCTCGACGACATCACCGGCGTGGTGCACGTGAAGGCCGCCGTGTCGGTCCCGCGCGAGAAGCGGGCCGAGGTTCCGGTCGGCGCTCTGAGCACCGAGCCCCTGCGGGTTCCCGAGACCGTGCACCTCGACGTGCTCGTCGCTGAGCTGCGTACGAAGGGCTACCAGATGGCCGTCGTCGTCGACGAGTACGGGGGCACGGCAGGCATCGTCACCCTCGAGGACCTCATCGAGGAGATCGTCGGCGAGGTGTCGGACGAGCACGATCGCTCGCGTGCCGGCATCGTCCGCCGCGTCGACTCAATCACCTTCCCCGGTGAGCTGCGCCCGGACGAGCTGCTCAGCCGCACGGGCATCGAGGTGCCGGCCGGTGAGGTCTACGACACCGTCGCCGGATACATGATGAGCGTTCTGGAGCGCGTTCCCGTGATCGAAGACGAGGTGCGCATCGAGACAGGCACCCTGCGCGTCGTGCGCATGGACGGGCGGCGCATCGACCGCATCCGGTACACCGCCGACCCGGTGGACGCGACGACGGAGGAGGAGCGATGA
- a CDS encoding hemolysin family protein, with translation MSDWAGLVWLVVLLAANAFFVGGEFAVISARRSQIEPLAERGSRAAKTALYAMEHATLMLATSQLGITICSLLILNVSEPAIHHLLEVPMHALGWDPGVISVSAFVITLALVSFLHVVFGEMVPKNLAFSIPDRAVLVLAPPLVWVSRVFKPVIWTLNGIANGVLRLFGVEPKNEAASTFTLEEVATIVDRSRREGVLADSSGAVAAAVEFTDKKARDIAVPLAELITLPETATPDDVERAVARYGFSRYVIVDDEQMPIGYVHLKDVLRAAEGPGPDEKISQPLPSKRIHHMLPVQEETDLEDALASMRRAGRHLAKVRDSSGETTAVLFLEDILEELVGEVQDATRRGHGR, from the coding sequence ATGAGCGACTGGGCAGGGCTCGTGTGGCTCGTCGTGCTGCTGGCGGCGAACGCCTTCTTCGTCGGCGGCGAGTTCGCCGTCATCTCGGCTCGTCGCTCGCAGATCGAGCCCTTGGCCGAACGCGGCTCTCGCGCCGCCAAGACCGCTCTGTACGCGATGGAGCACGCGACGCTCATGCTGGCGACATCGCAGCTGGGCATCACGATCTGCTCGCTGCTGATCCTGAACGTGTCGGAGCCCGCCATCCACCACCTGCTGGAGGTGCCGATGCACGCTCTGGGCTGGGACCCGGGCGTCATCAGCGTCAGCGCGTTCGTGATCACGCTCGCACTCGTGTCGTTCCTGCACGTGGTGTTCGGCGAGATGGTGCCGAAGAACCTCGCGTTCTCGATCCCGGATCGCGCCGTGCTCGTGCTCGCCCCGCCTCTGGTGTGGGTCTCACGGGTGTTCAAGCCCGTCATCTGGACCCTGAACGGCATCGCCAACGGGGTGCTGCGCCTGTTCGGGGTCGAGCCCAAGAACGAGGCGGCGTCGACGTTCACCCTCGAAGAGGTCGCCACGATCGTCGACCGCTCTCGACGGGAGGGCGTCCTGGCCGACTCGTCGGGTGCTGTCGCCGCGGCGGTGGAGTTCACCGACAAGAAGGCCCGCGACATCGCGGTGCCTCTCGCCGAGCTGATCACCCTGCCCGAGACGGCCACGCCGGATGACGTAGAGCGGGCCGTCGCGCGCTATGGCTTCTCGCGCTACGTGATCGTCGACGACGAGCAGATGCCGATCGGGTACGTGCACCTGAAAGATGTGCTGCGCGCGGCCGAGGGACCGGGGCCGGACGAGAAGATCTCGCAGCCTCTGCCGTCGAAGCGCATCCACCACATGCTGCCGGTGCAGGAGGAGACTGACCTCGAGGACGCGCTGGCGTCCATGCGCCGGGCTGGTCGCCACCTCGCCAAGGTCCGCGACAGCTCGGGTGAGACCACCGCGGTGCTGTTCCTGGAGGACATCC